The following proteins come from a genomic window of Paucimonas lemoignei:
- a CDS encoding monooxygenase FAD-binding translates to MIGAGPAGAVASRVLALLGYQVVMVDPQPDMPKVGESLPGAAKPLLHDLGLLPWLERSLPLACVGNLSAWGQPQLSNRDFIFDPHGPGWHLERRRFDACLREAAVEAGAHCWHERLIHLERGLGGWRLKLSTQSVSARWVIEASGRTSVVARRLGVQRIRDDPLVAVYAWLDHASEDQRTLIESVSTGWWYCAQLPDGRHVAALHTAAREAASVMSRPHEWQDQLRETRHLQHLAALNPSDRLRACDASGSRLMQWAGDGWLAVGDAALAFDPLSSQGIFNAIYTGMRGAQAVARALQHDDRAVNAYAERLQNVRQAYLQTLRYCYRQETRWADQGFWRQRQ, encoded by the coding sequence GTGATCGGTGCCGGACCTGCCGGGGCAGTCGCCTCGCGGGTGCTGGCACTGCTCGGCTATCAGGTGGTGATGGTCGACCCACAGCCCGACATGCCGAAGGTCGGCGAAAGCCTGCCCGGCGCAGCGAAGCCGTTACTGCATGATCTCGGGCTTCTGCCATGGCTGGAGCGGAGTCTGCCACTGGCCTGCGTGGGCAATCTGTCGGCGTGGGGTCAGCCGCAGCTAAGCAACCGCGATTTCATTTTTGATCCGCATGGCCCGGGCTGGCACCTGGAGCGCAGGCGCTTCGATGCGTGCCTGCGTGAAGCGGCGGTTGAGGCAGGGGCACACTGCTGGCACGAACGGTTGATCCATCTGGAGCGTGGCCTCGGCGGTTGGCGGCTGAAGTTATCAACTCAATCCGTGAGCGCGCGCTGGGTGATAGAGGCAAGCGGACGCACGTCGGTCGTGGCAAGGCGCCTTGGCGTTCAACGGATCCGGGATGACCCGCTGGTGGCGGTGTACGCCTGGCTTGACCACGCCAGCGAGGACCAACGCACGCTGATCGAGTCGGTGAGCACGGGGTGGTGGTATTGTGCGCAGTTGCCTGATGGTCGGCATGTCGCTGCGCTGCACACGGCAGCCAGAGAGGCGGCCAGCGTGATGAGCCGCCCGCACGAGTGGCAGGACCAGCTGCGCGAGACCCGGCACCTCCAGCATCTGGCAGCGCTCAACCCGAGTGACCGCCTCAGGGCATGCGACGCGAGTGGCAGTCGATTAATGCAATGGGCGGGCGACGGCTGGCTGGCCGTGGGTGATGCCGCTCTGGCGTTCGACCCCTTGTCTTCCCAAGGGATATTCAATGCGATCTATACCGGCATGCGCGGCGCGCAAGCAGTTGCGCGAGCCCTTCAACACGATGATCGAGCAGTCAACGCTTACGCCGAGCGATTGCAAAACGTTCGTCAGGCCTACCTGCAGACGCTGCGTTATTGCTACCGCCAGGAAACCCGCTGGGCGGATCAAGGGTTTTGGCGGCAACGTCAGTAA
- the pcs gene encoding phosphatidylcholine synthase: protein MISTQRMAWLKAWGAHGFTATGVVIAFLATIALFDDAPKACLLWLGLALAVDGVDGSLARKFNVQTVLPGFDGSVLDLVIDYLTYVFIPALFIYSYVELPPYTVLLSTAIILISSLFCFCNLEMKSKDNYFQGFPAAWNVVALCLYIIQPSPWLTFLTIIGLALLTLTRMKFLHPFRVRRFMPINIAVTTVWLICSALLIINHPNNGPFVMGLWLAMSAYFLGVCLWRTSLEYWGKWRA from the coding sequence GTGATATCGACTCAACGCATGGCCTGGCTCAAAGCCTGGGGTGCCCACGGTTTTACCGCCACCGGCGTGGTCATTGCATTTCTGGCAACCATTGCCTTGTTCGACGATGCGCCAAAAGCCTGCCTGCTGTGGCTTGGGCTGGCGCTCGCGGTGGACGGAGTCGATGGCTCGCTGGCGCGCAAGTTCAATGTACAGACCGTCCTGCCGGGTTTTGACGGCTCAGTGCTGGACCTGGTCATCGACTACCTGACGTACGTGTTCATCCCGGCTCTGTTCATTTACAGCTACGTCGAACTGCCGCCGTATACCGTGCTGTTGAGTACCGCGATCATCCTGATTTCGTCGCTGTTCTGCTTCTGCAATCTCGAGATGAAGAGCAAGGACAACTACTTCCAGGGCTTCCCCGCAGCCTGGAACGTGGTCGCGTTGTGCCTTTACATCATTCAGCCGTCGCCGTGGCTGACGTTCCTGACGATCATTGGTCTGGCATTGCTGACCCTGACCCGGATGAAGTTTCTGCATCCGTTTCGCGTGCGTCGCTTTATGCCGATCAACATAGCGGTGACCACCGTCTGGCTGATATGCAGTGCGTTGCTGATCATCAATCACCCCAACAACGGTCCGTTCGTCATGGGCCTGTGGCTGGCGATGTCGGCTTACTTTCTGGGGGTCTGCCTGTGGCGTACGTCCCTGGAATACTGGGGCAAATGGCGGGCTTGA
- a CDS encoding substrate-binding protein has product MPLSRFAVMAASLSLSTLTFAASSTSYPLTVDNCGVPLTFNKAPGKAVTIGQSGTEILYTLGLGDKVVGTSLWFSEVLPQFKALNANVPQLAKNEPSFESVIGKRPDLVAVQFEWMVGPQGVVGTREQFAEVKIPAYIMPSDCEGKDNLVGADGTRLRAFSVDSVYKTIDQLAQIFDVQARGEQLNTDLQTRLSKAQNRVEGRQLKDASALFWFSSADLKVDPYVAGHKGIPEFMMQTLGLRNVVESDEEWPTVGWETIAKANPTVLVIAKMDRRRFPADDFEKKLQFLKSDPVTRNMDAVKHNRIVIIDADAMQASIRMFNGIDQLASAIDQFDLRK; this is encoded by the coding sequence ATGCCTTTGTCTCGTTTTGCCGTCATGGCCGCCAGCCTCAGCCTGTCTACCCTGACCTTCGCCGCCAGCTCGACCTCCTATCCGCTGACGGTGGATAATTGCGGCGTGCCGCTGACGTTCAACAAGGCGCCAGGCAAAGCGGTCACCATCGGTCAGTCCGGCACCGAAATCCTCTACACCCTGGGCCTGGGCGACAAGGTGGTTGGCACCTCGCTGTGGTTCAGCGAAGTGTTGCCGCAGTTCAAGGCGCTGAACGCCAACGTCCCGCAACTGGCTAAAAACGAGCCGAGCTTCGAGTCGGTGATCGGTAAACGCCCGGACCTGGTGGCGGTGCAATTTGAGTGGATGGTTGGCCCACAAGGTGTGGTCGGCACCCGCGAGCAATTTGCCGAAGTGAAAATCCCCGCCTACATCATGCCGTCCGATTGCGAAGGCAAGGACAATCTGGTCGGCGCCGATGGCACGCGCCTGCGCGCCTTTTCGGTCGACAGCGTGTACAAGACCATCGACCAGCTGGCGCAGATTTTCGACGTCCAGGCCCGTGGCGAACAGCTGAACACCGACTTGCAGACACGCCTGAGCAAAGCCCAGAACCGTGTCGAAGGCAGGCAGCTCAAGGACGCCTCTGCGCTGTTCTGGTTTTCCAGCGCAGACCTGAAAGTCGACCCCTACGTTGCCGGACACAAAGGCATCCCGGAGTTCATGATGCAGACCCTGGGCCTGCGTAACGTGGTGGAGTCGGACGAAGAGTGGCCAACCGTGGGCTGGGAAACCATCGCCAAAGCCAATCCGACCGTGCTGGTTATCGCCAAAATGGACCGCCGTCGCTTCCCTGCCGATGACTTCGAGAAAAAACTGCAGTTTCTCAAGAGCGACCCGGTCACCAGAAATATGGACGCGGTGAAACACAACCGCATCGTGATTATTGATGCAGACGCCATGCAGGCCTCCATTCGCATGTTCAACGGCATTGATCAACTGGCCAGCGCCATCGACCAGTTCGACCTGCGCAAATGA
- the yfhA_2 gene encoding transport system permease protein, whose translation MTPAVLGRLLGKLCLHGSWVLAVLLAAIVAGIAIGETPISLSLVFQVLANKLWGAGFVLDPIDEGIVWNYRLTRALVAAACGAGLAISGVVLQSLLRNPLADPYLLGISAGASTGAVLVAIMGLGAGAVSLSAGAFLGAVAAFALVALLARSTGAVSGSGQIILAGIAGSQLFNALTSFLITKSASSEQARGIMFWLLGNLSGVRWQSVGLAVPVVLIGLAVCLWHRRALDAFMFGSDSAASLGIPVRQVQMVLIATVALVTAVMVSLVGSIGFVGLVVPHAARLLVGVRHGRLIPVSALSGALFLIAADVLSRTAIKGQVLPVGVITALIGAPVFAVILIKAKGGR comes from the coding sequence ATGACGCCAGCGGTGCTTGGCCGACTCCTGGGCAAACTGTGCCTGCACGGCAGTTGGGTGCTGGCCGTGCTGCTCGCGGCGATTGTCGCCGGGATCGCCATTGGCGAAACGCCGATCAGCCTGTCCCTGGTGTTCCAGGTGCTGGCCAATAAACTCTGGGGGGCGGGTTTTGTGCTCGACCCCATTGATGAAGGCATCGTCTGGAACTACCGCCTGACCCGAGCGTTGGTGGCGGCGGCCTGTGGCGCAGGGCTGGCGATCTCTGGCGTGGTCCTGCAATCGCTGCTGCGCAACCCGTTGGCCGACCCGTATTTGTTGGGGATTTCCGCAGGGGCCTCCACTGGCGCAGTACTGGTGGCGATCATGGGCCTGGGTGCCGGTGCGGTCTCATTGTCAGCCGGGGCCTTTCTCGGCGCCGTGGCAGCGTTCGCCCTGGTGGCGTTGCTGGCGCGCAGTACTGGCGCAGTCAGTGGCAGCGGGCAGATCATTCTGGCCGGGATCGCCGGGTCGCAGCTGTTCAATGCCCTGACCTCGTTCCTGATTACCAAGTCAGCCAGTTCGGAGCAGGCGCGCGGCATCATGTTCTGGTTGCTGGGTAACCTCAGCGGCGTGCGCTGGCAATCGGTCGGCCTGGCCGTGCCGGTGGTGCTTATCGGCCTGGCAGTGTGCCTCTGGCATCGACGCGCGCTGGATGCCTTCATGTTTGGCAGCGACTCGGCGGCGTCGCTCGGTATTCCGGTGCGCCAGGTGCAAATGGTCCTGATCGCCACGGTGGCGCTGGTCACGGCGGTGATGGTTTCGCTGGTAGGCTCTATCGGTTTCGTCGGCCTGGTGGTGCCCCACGCCGCGCGCCTGCTGGTCGGCGTGCGCCATGGCCGCCTGATCCCGGTGAGTGCCTTGAGCGGTGCGTTGTTTCTGATTGCGGCCGATGTGCTGTCGCGCACCGCGATCAAGGGCCAGGTGCTGCCCGTCGGGGTGATCACGGCCTTGATCGGCGCGCCGGTATTCGCGGTGATCCTGATCAAAGCCAAGGGGGGAC